The genomic segment AGGCCGATCTTCCGCATGGCGTCTTTGAACAGATCGCGGTCTTCAGCCTTCTTGATCGATTCCAATTTGGCGCCGATCATTTCGACATTATACTTTTCTAAGATGCCCTTCTCGGCCAGATCGATGGCGAGGTTGAGCGCGGTCTGGCCGCCCAAGGTCGGCAAGATCACATCCGGCCTTTCTTTGGCGATGATTTTCTCGACGATGTCGGTGGTGATCGGTTCGATGTAGGTGCGGTCGGCGAAACCGGGATCGGTCATGATCGTCGCCGGATTCGAATTGACCAGTATGACTCGATAACCCTCTTCTTTGAGCGCCTTCAACGCCTGGGTGCCGGAGTAATCGAACTCGCAAGCTTGGCCGATGATGATCGGCCCGGCGCCGATCAGCAGCACGGAATTTATGTCGGTGCGTTTAGGCATGGATGCTACGCGCCTCGGTGTTTCGCCATCAGGTCGGTAAAGCGTTTGAATAAATAGTTGGCATCGTGCGGGCCCGGCGACGATTCCGGATGATACTGCACGGAAAAGATCGGCAGCTCGCGGTGCGCCAAGCCTTCCACGGTGTTGTCGTTCAAATTCACGTGGGTCAGTTCCACCGCGCCCTTGAGCGAGTCGGCGTCCACGGCGAAGCCATGATTTTGCGAGGTGATCTCGACCTTGCGCGTGGTCAAATCCATCACCGGCTGATTGCCGCCGTGATGACCGAACTTGAGTTTGTAAGTCTTGCCGCCGAGAGCCAAGCCGAGAATTTGATGGCCCAGGCAAATGCCGAAGATCGGTTTCTTGCCGATCAATTGTTCCACGTTAGCCTTGGCATACGGCACGGCATCGGGATCGCCGGGGCCGTTGGAAAGAAAAATGCCGTCGGGATTCATGGCCAAAACTTCTTCCGCCGCCGTCGCCGCCGGCACGACGCGCACTTGGCAGCCGGACTCGGCGAGATTGCGCAGGATGTTGTACTTGATGCCGAAGTCGTAAGCGACCACCGAGAAGCGCGGTGTGGTAAAGCTCGCCTTGCCGCGCCGCTTGTAAACGCCGGTATTTTCGCGCTGCTTGTAACCGCCGCTAAGTTGCCAATTGCCTTGGTTCCAGTCGTAGGCTTCGCCGCAGGTAACATTTTTTACCAAATCTTGGCCGACCAAACCGGGAGACGCTTTCGCCTTGGCGATCAGCGATTGTGGATCGGTATCTGCGCTGGAAATAATCCCTTCCTGAGCGCCGTGATCGCGCAGATGGCGCACCAACGCGCGGGTGTCGATGCCTTGAATGCCGACGATGCCATGGGCTTGCATGTATTCGTGCAGCGACTGCGTCGCGCGCCAGTTGCTCGGCTGCTCGGTGTAATCCTTGACGATGAAGCCGCGCATGAACGGTCTACGCGA from the Deltaproteobacteria bacterium genome contains:
- the carA gene encoding carbamoyl-phosphate synthase small subunit — protein: MKCVLALADGKFFEGLAFGAEGEAVGEVVFNTSMTGYQEILTDPSYDGQLVAMTYPQIGNTGINPEDVESRRPFMRGFIVKDYTEQPSNWRATQSLHEYMQAHGIVGIQGIDTRALVRHLRDHGAQEGIISSADTDPQSLIAKAKASPGLVGQDLVKNVTCGEAYDWNQGNWQLSGGYKQRENTGVYKRRGKASFTTPRFSVVAYDFGIKYNILRNLAESGCQVRVVPAATAAEEVLAMNPDGIFLSNGPGDPDAVPYAKANVEQLIGKKPIFGICLGHQILGLALGGKTYKLKFGHHGGNQPVMDLTTRKVEITSQNHGFAVDADSLKGAVELTHVNLNDNTVEGLAHRELPIFSVQYHPESSPGPHDANYLFKRFTDLMAKHRGA